The following DNA comes from Allobranchiibius huperziae.
GATGTATTCCGATTGGGACTCCCAGCGGTGGAAGGCGGTCTGTGTGATGACCGTCGCCGCGCTGCTCCCGATCCTCGGGGAGCTGCTCATGATCGGCCTCCTGGTCAGCCCGATCCGGACGATCGGTGCGTTCCTCGCCGAGACGCTGCGCGACCTGGGTCCGATCTACGGTGCCGCTCTGTCCACCGGTGTCGCGATGGCCATCGGCCTGCAATCACTGTCGCTGTGGGCAGTCCCTCTGGTCGTGATGCCGCTCGTCCTCGCCCGGTCGGCGCTGCGACGCGCGTACAGCGTGCAGCGTGAACGACGCCAGACGATCGCCGCGTTGTCGACGATGACGGACGTCGCGGGATACACCCGCCCCGGTCACTCGGCCCGGGTCGCGGACCTGGCGCGCCGGGTCGGTGAATGCATGCGGTTGACCGAGCAGGAACTGACGCTGCTCGAGGATGCTGCGCTCCTGCACGACATCGGCCAGGTCTCGCTCAGCGCACCGATCCCCGGTGGCGCCACCGTCGAGGCCGCCCCGCTGGACCAGCTGAGCATCGCGCTGGAGGGCGGCTCGATCGTGCGACGCAGCGGAGTGCTGGACGATCTCGCCGTCATCATCGAGGCGCAGACGATCCAGTACCGGCAGGTGCGCGAGTTGGGCGAGGACGTCCCGGTCGCCGCGCGCATCATCAAGGTGTGCAACGCCTTCGACGACCTGACCTCGGGGAACGAGATCATGGAGGACTCGGCGTTCGAGCGATTGTCGCTCGGCCTCGGATACGAGTACGACCCGGCCGTCGTCACCGCGTTGAAGGATCTGTCCGGGCGACACGAAGAGGTGCGCAGGATCCTGCGCTGAGCACCGGCTTCGACGCGTCGGGGTCGTGTCAGGTCGAGGCCTTGGGGGAGCCTCCACCGAGATCGGCGTCGTCGTAGGGCACCGGGTCGTAGGCGGAGACCCGTGGGTCGTCCTCGTCGGCGAAGTAGTCGGCCACGATGGTCTCGTCGGCGCCGCGTGGCACGAAGCGCTCGAGGACCACGGTCAGCACGGCCGACACCACGATGTTGATGATCAACGCGGTGAACGCGATGTAGCCGAGCTTGCCGATGATCGGGATGTCGGCCGTCGAACCGCCGAAGTGCGCCACCTTGGTGGCCGGGTTCGCGACGCCGTACGCCGTCCACGTGCCGTAGACCATGGCGACCGCCCAGCCGATCAGCAGGGCCCAGCGGTGGAACCAGCGGGTGTAGAGGCCGAACACGATGGCCGGGAACGTCTGCAGGATCCAGATGCCGCCGAGCAGCTGCAGGTTGATGGCGTTCTGCTTGTCCATCGTGAGGACGAAGCCGACCGCGAAGATCTTGACCACCAGTGAGGCGATCTTGGAGACCTTCGCCTCGTGCTCCACGGTGGCGTCCGGGCGCAGCCACTCCTTGTAGATGTTGCGGGTGAAGGTGTTGGCCGCCGCGATCGACATGATGGCCGCGGGCACCAGCGCGCCGACGGCGATGGCCGCGAAGGCGATGCCGGCGAACCAGCTCGGGAACTGGTCCTCGAACAGCTGCGGGATGACCAGCTGGGCGTTCGGCTTGCCGTCAGCGCCGATCGGGGTGGTCTTGGCCGCGCTGGCGACCCAGCCGAGCAGCGCGAGCAGTGCCAGCAGGAAGGAGTACGCCGGCAGGATCGCCGCGTTGCGCCGGATGGTGTTGCGGCTCTTGGCCGACAGGCTCGCGGTGATGGAGTGGGGATACATGAAGAGCGCGAGCGCCGATCCGAATGCCAGTGTCACGTAGGCCCATTGCTGCTTCGGCCCGACCAGGATCGAGCCGTTCGGCTTGCCGGTGACCTTGTTCGCGGTCTGCATCTTGGTGTTCGCGGCGTCGAAGATGTGCCCCCAGCCGCCGACCTTGGTCGGCAGATAGATGACGGCGACGACGATGACCAGGTAGATCAGCGCGTCCTTGACGAAGGCGATGATCGCCGGCGCTCGCAGACCGCTGGTGTAGGTGTACGCCGCGAGGACCGCGAAGGCGATCAGCAACGGCAGGTCCTTGGCGAACCAGTTGCCGCTGCCGCCGATCCCGGCCACTTCCAGGACGGCCTGGATGCCGACGAGCTGCAGGGCGATGTAGGGCATCGTCGCGATGAAACCGGTCACCGCGATGGCGAGCGACAGTCCGCGCGATCCGTAGCGACCACGGACGAAGTCGGCCGAGGTGACGTATCCGCGTCGGTGGCTGACCGACCACAGCCGCGACATGAAGAAGAAGATGATCGGGTAGGCAACGATCGTGTACGGGACGGCGAAGAAACCGGCCACCGCGCCGGTCGCGAACATCGCTGCGGGCACCGCCACGAACGTGTACGCCGTGTAGAGGTCGCCGCCGAGCAGGAACCAGGTGACCCAGGTGCCGAACGAGCGGCCGCCGAGGCCCCACTCCTCCAGGCTCTCCATCGAGGACGCGCGCCTCCAGCGGGCTGCCATGAAACCCATCACGGCGACAATCACGAAGATCACGATCAGCACCGTGAGGGCGACCCCGTTGACACCGGTGTTGGGGCGCGACGGGTCTGCGGCGGCGTGCACCACGGCGAGGGTGTGCGGCGTGATCATGCGTCACCCCGCTCGTTGCGGGCCATCGGACGGTGCGGTCGTGCGCGTT
Coding sequences within:
- a CDS encoding HD-GYP domain-containing protein, which encodes MRLRQPGVLRWRLRLVWVILAGVLVLAAFVRVVSTAVGGARIAGWDAAILATLTVAIAFGSALPVQIGRARAVAPLATAASVALALASSRPHQAPVSYSPSIVIVCAAIGYAAGIGLRRIWQSDTSRSVAVAVPVVTVSAMSLLYRWLPLWGGHTSAEMYSDWDSQRWKAVCVMTVAALLPILGELLMIGLLVSPIRTIGAFLAETLRDLGPIYGAALSTGVAMAIGLQSLSLWAVPLVVMPLVLARSALRRAYSVQRERRQTIAALSTMTDVAGYTRPGHSARVADLARRVGECMRLTEQELTLLEDAALLHDIGQVSLSAPIPGGATVEAAPLDQLSIALEGGSIVRRSGVLDDLAVIIEAQTIQYRQVRELGEDVPVAARIIKVCNAFDDLTSGNEIMEDSAFERLSLGLGYEYDPAVVTALKDLSGRHEEVRRILR
- the mctP gene encoding monocarboxylate uptake permease MctP, which encodes MITPHTLAVVHAAADPSRPNTGVNGVALTVLIVIFVIVAVMGFMAARWRRASSMESLEEWGLGGRSFGTWVTWFLLGGDLYTAYTFVAVPAAMFATGAVAGFFAVPYTIVAYPIIFFFMSRLWSVSHRRGYVTSADFVRGRYGSRGLSLAIAVTGFIATMPYIALQLVGIQAVLEVAGIGGSGNWFAKDLPLLIAFAVLAAYTYTSGLRAPAIIAFVKDALIYLVIVVAVIYLPTKVGGWGHIFDAANTKMQTANKVTGKPNGSILVGPKQQWAYVTLAFGSALALFMYPHSITASLSAKSRNTIRRNAAILPAYSFLLALLALLGWVASAAKTTPIGADGKPNAQLVIPQLFEDQFPSWFAGIAFAAIAVGALVPAAIMSIAAANTFTRNIYKEWLRPDATVEHEAKVSKIASLVVKIFAVGFVLTMDKQNAINLQLLGGIWILQTFPAIVFGLYTRWFHRWALLIGWAVAMVYGTWTAYGVANPATKVAHFGGSTADIPIIGKLGYIAFTALIINIVVSAVLTVVLERFVPRGADETIVADYFADEDDPRVSAYDPVPYDDADLGGGSPKAST